One part of the Streptomyces lydicus genome encodes these proteins:
- a CDS encoding FAD-binding and (Fe-S)-binding domain-containing protein, with protein sequence MAERTETEKRDLTKDLAAAVRGEVSSAAADRALMTMDASNYRRVPRAVVAPRDADDVAAALRVCREHGVPVVPRGAGTSIAGQATGVGVVLDFTRHMRRIVSLDPDARTAVVQPGVILDDLRAAAGAHGLTFGPDPSTHSRCTLGGMIGNNSCGSHSVAWGTTADSVRALELLTYGGERVRAGRGTGPTGAPTGLPPRLRDGVKALVDAELALLRTGYPDLPRRISGYALDALLPEQGSDLARALTGSEGTLGVLTEATVRLVETPAARVLAVLGYPDESAAAEAAHTLLPQRPMTVEGMAADLVGSAAGLPAGGAWLFVEMGGASPAEAAARAEALCRAAAADGTTGHAVVTDPAGQRALWRIREDASGTATRMPDGSEAWPGWEDCAVPPARLGPYLRDFRALLAQHGLRGTPYGHFGDGCIHVRIDFDLLTPPGVRRFRDFSHDLADLVVSHGGSLSGEHGDGQARAELLPKMYGPELVGLFGRFKDLWDPAAGLNPGMLVRPDRLDDNLRFAPLPGRPVPVAFGYPHDNGDFSAAVRRCVGVAKCRNERTAAGSADVMCPSFRATGEERHSTRGRARLLHEMLAGEVITDGWRSPEVHDALDLCLSCKGCRSDCPVGVDMATYKAEFLHHHYAGRLRPAAHYSMGRLPQWLHAAAPAAPVVNALARTPLAGVAKRLAGVAPERPLPALAPETFTRWWWRRRRRAAPPPATGRTVLLWPDTFTNHLSPEVGRAAVRVLEAAGLRPLLPPTAPLRQAGGALPQPALPRLHQPPLCCGLTYVSTGQLDRARAVMRRTLDVLTPLLAAGRPLVVLEPSCAAALRTDLPELLADDPRAPRLAASVRTFAQTLEDFAPDWQPPRLDRPVAGQTHCHQHAVLGDAADRRLRERAGLTGGLSGGCCGLAGNFGFERGHYDISVACAEDQLLPAVRGAAPEAEILADGFSCRTQLDHLGDRPGRHLAEVLARALGEADA encoded by the coding sequence ATGGCTGAGCGCACGGAGACGGAGAAGCGGGACCTGACGAAGGACTTGGCGGCCGCGGTGCGGGGGGAGGTCTCGTCCGCCGCGGCCGACCGGGCGCTGATGACGATGGACGCGTCCAACTACCGGCGGGTGCCCCGGGCGGTGGTCGCGCCCCGGGACGCCGACGATGTCGCGGCGGCGCTGCGGGTGTGCCGGGAGCACGGCGTGCCGGTGGTGCCGCGCGGCGCCGGGACCAGCATCGCCGGGCAGGCGACCGGCGTCGGCGTGGTGCTGGACTTCACCCGCCACATGCGGCGGATCGTGTCGCTGGACCCCGACGCCCGCACCGCCGTCGTCCAGCCGGGCGTCATCCTGGACGACCTGCGGGCGGCGGCCGGCGCCCACGGGCTGACCTTCGGCCCTGATCCCTCCACGCACAGCCGCTGCACCCTCGGCGGCATGATCGGCAACAATTCCTGCGGCTCGCACTCGGTGGCGTGGGGCACCACCGCCGACAGTGTCCGCGCGCTGGAGCTGCTGACGTACGGTGGCGAGCGGGTGCGGGCCGGCCGCGGTACGGGGCCCACCGGTGCCCCGACCGGACTGCCGCCGCGGCTGCGGGACGGCGTCAAGGCGCTGGTCGACGCGGAGCTGGCGCTGCTGCGCACCGGCTACCCCGACCTTCCCCGGCGGATCTCCGGCTACGCCCTGGACGCGCTGCTGCCCGAGCAGGGCAGCGACCTGGCCCGCGCGCTCACCGGCAGCGAGGGCACCCTGGGCGTGCTGACCGAGGCGACCGTGCGGCTCGTCGAGACGCCGGCCGCGCGGGTGCTCGCCGTCCTCGGCTACCCCGACGAGAGCGCCGCCGCCGAGGCCGCGCACACCCTGCTGCCGCAGCGGCCGATGACCGTCGAGGGGATGGCCGCCGACCTGGTGGGCTCCGCGGCGGGGCTGCCCGCGGGCGGCGCCTGGCTGTTCGTGGAGATGGGCGGGGCGTCGCCCGCGGAGGCGGCCGCCCGCGCCGAGGCGCTCTGCCGGGCGGCGGCCGCGGACGGCACCACCGGTCACGCGGTGGTCACCGACCCGGCCGGCCAGCGGGCGCTGTGGCGGATCCGTGAGGACGCCTCCGGCACCGCGACGCGGATGCCGGACGGGTCGGAGGCGTGGCCCGGCTGGGAGGACTGCGCGGTGCCGCCGGCCCGGCTGGGCCCGTACCTGCGGGACTTCCGTGCGCTGCTCGCCCAGCACGGCCTGCGCGGCACCCCCTACGGCCACTTCGGTGACGGCTGCATCCACGTCCGTATCGACTTCGACCTGCTGACCCCGCCCGGCGTCCGCCGCTTCCGCGACTTCTCCCACGACCTGGCCGATCTGGTGGTGTCGCACGGCGGTTCGCTCTCCGGTGAGCACGGCGACGGGCAGGCCCGCGCCGAGCTGCTCCCGAAGATGTACGGGCCGGAACTCGTCGGCCTCTTCGGCCGGTTCAAGGACCTCTGGGACCCGGCCGCCGGCCTCAACCCGGGCATGCTCGTACGGCCCGACCGGCTCGACGACAACCTCCGCTTCGCGCCGCTGCCCGGGCGCCCGGTCCCCGTCGCGTTCGGCTATCCGCACGACAACGGCGACTTCTCCGCCGCGGTGCGCCGCTGCGTCGGCGTGGCCAAGTGCCGCAACGAGCGGACCGCCGCGGGCTCCGCGGACGTCATGTGCCCGTCCTTCCGCGCCACCGGGGAGGAGCGGCACTCCACCCGGGGCCGGGCCCGCCTGCTGCACGAGATGCTGGCCGGCGAGGTGATCACCGACGGCTGGCGGTCGCCGGAGGTGCACGACGCGCTCGACCTGTGCCTGTCCTGCAAGGGCTGCCGCAGCGACTGCCCGGTCGGCGTCGACATGGCCACCTACAAGGCGGAGTTCCTCCACCACCACTACGCGGGGCGGCTGCGCCCCGCCGCCCACTACTCCATGGGCCGGCTGCCCCAGTGGCTGCACGCCGCGGCCCCGGCGGCCCCCGTCGTCAACGCCCTGGCCCGTACGCCGCTGGCCGGGGTCGCCAAGCGCCTCGCCGGCGTCGCCCCCGAGCGTCCCCTGCCCGCGCTGGCACCCGAGACCTTCACCCGCTGGTGGTGGCGCCGCCGCCGGCGGGCCGCGCCGCCGCCGGCCACCGGCCGCACCGTCCTGCTGTGGCCCGACACCTTCACCAACCACCTCTCCCCGGAGGTCGGGCGCGCCGCCGTCCGCGTCCTGGAAGCGGCCGGGCTGCGCCCGCTCCTCCCGCCGACCGCCCCCCTGCGGCAGGCCGGCGGCGCCCTGCCGCAGCCCGCCCTGCCCCGGCTGCACCAGCCTCCGCTGTGCTGCGGCCTGACCTATGTCTCCACCGGCCAGCTGGACCGGGCCCGCGCGGTGATGCGCCGCACCCTCGACGTCCTCACCCCGCTGCTCGCCGCCGGCCGCCCCCTCGTCGTCCTCGAACCGAGCTGCGCCGCCGCGCTGCGCACGGACCTCCCCGAGCTCCTCGCCGACGACCCCCGGGCGCCCCGGCTGGCCGCCTCCGTACGGACCTTCGCGCAGACCCTGGAGGACTTCGCGCCCGACTGGCAGCCGCCGCGCCTGGACCGTCCGGTCGCCGGGCAGACCCACTGCCACCAGCACGCCGTGCTCGGTGACGCCGCCGACCGCCGGCTGCGGGAGCGCGCCGGCCTCACCGGTGGGCTGTCCGGCGGCTGCTGCGGCCTGGCCGGCAACTTCGGCTTCGAACGCGGCCACTACGACATCTCCGTGGCCTGCGCCGAGGACCAGCTGCTGCCCGCCGTACGGGGGGCAGCCCCGGAGGCCGAGATCCTCGCGGACGGTTTCTCCTGCCGCACCCAGCTCGACCACCTCGGTGACCGGCCGGGCCGCCATCTGGCGGAGGTGCTGGCCCGGGCGCTGGGGGAGGCGGACGCCTGA
- a CDS encoding GDSL-type esterase/lipase family protein, translated as MRIMFVGDSMTIGSAGDFTWRYRMWQHLNATFDGPYRIVGPRRTLHDPAGDAPTSHAYADPAFPEDARRHLAGWGEGWLHMAPLIGDAVRRHDADTLLVSLGLIDLGFYTDADQTADNVREFVAAARAAAPHIRMALMPVIPNVRATADAAFAAQCERFNELLAKTVADLSTPRSPLLLASEPAGWRTAHATYDGTHPSEHGERLLAGAFAEALHQAWGVGGPYHLAAPAPEPVPAP; from the coding sequence ATGAGGATCATGTTCGTCGGCGACTCCATGACGATCGGCAGCGCCGGCGATTTCACCTGGCGCTACCGGATGTGGCAGCACCTGAACGCGACGTTCGACGGCCCGTACCGCATCGTCGGCCCGCGCCGCACGCTCCACGACCCCGCCGGCGACGCCCCCACCTCGCACGCCTACGCCGACCCCGCCTTCCCCGAGGACGCCCGCCGCCACCTCGCCGGCTGGGGCGAGGGCTGGCTGCACATGGCACCGCTCATCGGTGACGCGGTCCGCCGCCACGACGCCGACACCCTGCTGGTCTCCCTCGGCCTGATAGACCTCGGCTTCTACACCGACGCCGACCAGACCGCCGACAACGTACGGGAGTTCGTGGCCGCGGCACGGGCGGCGGCACCGCACATCCGGATGGCGCTGATGCCCGTCATCCCCAACGTCCGGGCCACCGCCGACGCCGCGTTCGCCGCCCAGTGCGAACGCTTCAACGAACTCCTCGCCAAGACCGTCGCCGACCTGTCCACCCCCCGCTCCCCGCTGCTGCTGGCCTCCGAACCGGCCGGCTGGCGGACCGCGCACGCCACCTACGACGGCACCCACCCCTCGGAACACGGCGAACGACTGCTGGCGGGCGCCTTCGCCGAGGCACTCCACCAGGCATGGGGCGTCGGCGGGCCCTACCACCTCGCCGCCCCCGCCCCCGAGCCCGTACCGGCCCCCTGA
- a CDS encoding EamA family transporter: MSAEAAAGPAGPAGARGRITSVALVIGGIVSLQFGSSVAVLLFPRAGALGVVTLRLVVASLVLLIVCRPRVRGYTRGDWATVLAFGVALAGMNSLFYQAIDRIPLGAAVTLEFLGPLILSVATSRRRLSLLWAVLALGGVVLLGREGFDGLNLAGAAFALAAGGLWAAYILLSARTGQRFPQADGLALAMTVAALLSLPLGIAGAGSALIDPVTVGLGAAVAMMSSVLPYTLELLALRKLPASGFAVMMSLEPAAAATAGFLVLHQALGWAEVLAIGLVVVASVGAVRSAGTHG, encoded by the coding sequence CTGTCGGCGGAGGCCGCGGCGGGGCCCGCCGGGCCGGCCGGGGCGCGTGGCCGGATCACGTCGGTGGCGCTGGTGATCGGTGGCATCGTCTCGCTGCAGTTCGGCTCGTCGGTCGCGGTGCTGCTCTTCCCGCGGGCCGGCGCGCTGGGCGTCGTCACGCTGCGGCTGGTCGTCGCGTCCCTGGTGCTGCTGATCGTCTGCCGTCCCAGGGTGCGCGGCTACACGCGCGGCGACTGGGCCACGGTGCTCGCCTTCGGCGTCGCCCTGGCCGGCATGAACTCGCTCTTCTACCAGGCCATCGACCGCATCCCGCTGGGCGCCGCGGTCACCCTGGAGTTCCTGGGGCCGCTGATCCTGTCGGTGGCCACCTCGCGCCGACGGCTGAGTCTGCTGTGGGCGGTGCTCGCGCTGGGCGGCGTGGTGCTGCTGGGCCGCGAGGGATTCGACGGGCTCAACCTGGCCGGCGCGGCGTTCGCGCTGGCGGCCGGCGGGCTGTGGGCCGCGTACATCCTGCTCTCCGCGCGCACCGGGCAGCGTTTCCCGCAGGCGGACGGGCTGGCGCTGGCCATGACCGTGGCCGCGCTGCTGAGCCTGCCGCTCGGCATCGCCGGCGCGGGCTCCGCGCTGATCGACCCGGTCACGGTGGGCCTGGGCGCGGCGGTCGCGATGATGTCCTCGGTGCTGCCCTACACCCTGGAACTGCTCGCCCTGCGCAAGCTCCCGGCGTCCGGCTTCGCCGTCATGATGAGCCTGGAGCCGGCCGCCGCGGCCACCGCGGGTTTCCTGGTCCTGCACCAGGCGCTGGGGTGGGCCGAGGTGCTGGCGATCGGCCTGGTCGTGGTCGCGAGCGTGGGGGCGGTCCGCAGCGCGGGGACGCACGGCTGA
- the serC gene encoding phosphoserine transaminase, translating into MADIQIPADIKPADGRFGAGPSKVRTEALGALAATGDSLLGTSHRQAPVKNLVGKVRDGVRDLFQLPEGYEVVLGNGGSTAFWDIATHGLIERKSQHLSFGEFSSKFAKAAKLAPWLDEPTVISADPGSHPDPAAEEGVDVYAFTHNETSTGVAAPIERVAGADAGSLVLVDATSGAGGLPVDIAETDVYYFAPQKSFASDGGLWLAAFSPAALERARTVHASGRHIPEFFSLPTAIDNSLKNQTYNTPSLATLFLLNEQLEWINGQGGLDWAVRRTATSARTLYGWAEESKYATPFVTDPAKRSQVIGTIDFNDDIDAAAVAKALRANGIVDTEPYRKLGRNQLRIAMFPAIEPSDVEALTSCVDYVIGQL; encoded by the coding sequence GTGGCTGATATCCAGATTCCCGCTGACATCAAGCCCGCCGACGGACGCTTCGGCGCGGGCCCCTCCAAGGTGCGTACGGAGGCGCTCGGCGCCCTGGCCGCCACCGGTGACTCCCTGCTCGGCACCTCCCACCGCCAGGCCCCGGTCAAGAACCTGGTCGGCAAGGTGCGCGACGGGGTACGCGACCTCTTCCAGCTCCCCGAGGGCTACGAGGTCGTCCTCGGCAACGGCGGCTCCACCGCCTTCTGGGACATCGCGACGCACGGCCTGATCGAGCGCAAGTCCCAGCACCTCTCCTTCGGCGAGTTCTCCTCGAAGTTCGCCAAGGCCGCCAAGCTGGCGCCGTGGCTGGACGAGCCCACCGTCATCTCCGCCGACCCGGGCAGCCACCCGGACCCGGCGGCCGAGGAGGGCGTGGACGTCTACGCCTTCACCCACAACGAGACCTCGACCGGTGTCGCCGCGCCGATCGAGCGGGTCGCCGGCGCCGACGCCGGCTCCCTCGTCCTGGTCGACGCCACCTCCGGCGCCGGCGGCCTGCCCGTCGACATCGCCGAGACCGACGTCTACTACTTCGCCCCGCAGAAGTCCTTCGCCTCCGACGGCGGGCTGTGGCTGGCGGCCTTCTCCCCCGCCGCCCTGGAACGCGCCCGCACCGTCCACGCGTCCGGCCGGCACATCCCGGAGTTCTTCTCGCTGCCCACCGCGATCGACAACTCCCTGAAGAACCAGACGTACAACACCCCGTCGCTGGCCACCCTCTTCCTGCTCAACGAGCAGCTGGAGTGGATCAACGGCCAGGGCGGCCTGGACTGGGCGGTGCGCCGCACCGCCACCTCCGCGCGCACCCTCTACGGCTGGGCCGAGGAATCCAAGTACGCCACCCCGTTCGTCACCGACCCGGCCAAGCGCTCGCAGGTCATCGGCACGATCGACTTCAACGACGACATCGACGCGGCGGCCGTCGCCAAGGCGCTGCGCGCCAACGGCATCGTCGACACCGAGCCCTACCGCAAGCTCGGCCGCAACCAGCTGCGGATCGCGATGTTCCCGGCGATCGAGCCGTCCGACGTCGAGGCGCTGACCTCCTGCGTCGACTACGTCATCGGCCAGCTGTAA
- a CDS encoding LysR family transcriptional regulator, whose product MSIELRHFRCFLAIADTLSVTRAAERLHLTQPAVSRTLRQLEQQLGVRLVDRSTHHLALTPDGESFHDQAAIAVTAFDRALRQARHTGWPLRLGHAWSAAGTDTTALLRRWHEEHPDTPLELLRIDDRTAGLARGDVDAALLRGEVRTPGLRTEQLTCEPRVAGLPADDPLAHRAALSLTELADRTIALNIVSGTTTLDLWPPHARPSATLTIGNTDDWLAAITGGRAVGVTTSATAEMHPHPSMAYVPLTDAPPVPVVLAWRDAPGHPRIPDLIALAHEVMGPGPGRA is encoded by the coding sequence ATGAGCATCGAGCTGCGTCATTTCCGCTGCTTTCTCGCCATCGCCGACACCCTGAGCGTGACCCGCGCCGCGGAGCGCCTGCACCTGACCCAGCCGGCCGTCTCCCGTACGCTCCGCCAGCTCGAACAGCAACTGGGCGTCCGCCTCGTCGACCGCTCCACCCACCACCTCGCGCTCACCCCCGACGGCGAGTCCTTCCACGACCAGGCGGCCATCGCGGTCACCGCGTTCGACCGCGCCCTCCGCCAGGCCCGGCACACCGGCTGGCCGCTGCGCCTGGGCCACGCCTGGTCGGCCGCCGGCACCGACACCACCGCCCTGCTCCGCCGCTGGCACGAGGAGCACCCCGACACGCCGCTCGAACTCCTCCGCATCGACGACCGCACGGCGGGCCTCGCCCGCGGCGACGTGGACGCGGCCCTGCTGCGCGGCGAGGTCCGCACGCCGGGCCTGCGCACCGAGCAGCTGACCTGCGAGCCCCGGGTCGCCGGCCTGCCCGCCGACGACCCGCTGGCCCACCGTGCCGCGCTCTCCCTCACCGAGCTCGCCGACCGCACCATCGCCCTCAACATCGTCTCCGGCACCACCACCCTCGACCTGTGGCCCCCGCACGCCCGCCCCTCCGCCACCCTCACCATCGGCAACACCGACGACTGGCTGGCCGCCATCACCGGCGGCCGCGCCGTGGGCGTCACCACCTCCGCCACCGCCGAGATGCACCCCCACCCGTCGATGGCCTACGTCCCGCTCACCGACGCCCCACCGGTCCCCGTCGTCCTCGCCTGGCGCGACGCGCCCGGCCACCCCCGCATCCCCGACCTGATCGCCCTGGCCCACGAGGTCATGGGCCCGGGCCCCGGCCGGGCCTGA
- a CDS encoding helix-turn-helix transcriptional regulator, whose translation MKSDRLLSILLLLQTRGRVPARELAERLDVTPRTVYRDVESLSAAGVPVYAERGRHGGIALLPGFRTDVTGLTTDEARALFVLAAQGAHTALGLDDALGSALRKVMAALPAPHRPAAELTGRRILVDPDRWRSGPRPAVDLDDLHTAVFTDLRLRIRYRHGGETRLRTYTVDPYGLVAKAGTWYLVADRRARPQLFRADRVASATLTDAPVRRRPGVELADVWQQLRQQVEDRPDGIRVTARIRRERLDMAVRILGGALTGPPRTGDPDGDATGDGDWAVLDLTFPVARAVRQLLQFGDSLEVLGPPEARRVMADAAAAVTAVYATDPRPA comes from the coding sequence GTGAAGTCGGACCGCCTGCTCTCGATCCTGCTGCTGCTCCAGACCCGCGGCCGGGTACCCGCCCGGGAACTCGCCGAACGGCTGGACGTCACCCCGCGCACCGTCTACCGCGACGTCGAGTCGCTGTCCGCGGCCGGTGTCCCGGTCTACGCCGAGCGCGGCCGGCACGGCGGGATCGCACTGCTGCCCGGCTTCCGCACCGACGTCACCGGGCTGACCACCGACGAGGCACGCGCCCTGTTCGTACTGGCCGCGCAGGGCGCGCACACCGCGCTCGGCCTGGACGACGCCCTCGGCTCGGCGCTGCGCAAGGTGATGGCCGCGCTGCCCGCACCGCACCGCCCGGCCGCCGAACTGACCGGCCGCCGCATCCTGGTCGACCCGGACCGATGGCGCAGCGGCCCCCGCCCCGCCGTCGACCTGGACGACCTGCACACCGCCGTCTTCACCGACCTGCGACTGCGGATCCGCTACCGGCACGGCGGCGAGACCCGGCTGCGGACGTACACCGTCGACCCCTACGGGCTGGTGGCCAAGGCCGGCACCTGGTACCTCGTCGCGGACCGGCGCGCCCGGCCGCAACTGTTCCGGGCCGACCGGGTGGCGTCCGCGACGCTCACCGACGCGCCGGTGCGGCGACGCCCCGGCGTGGAACTCGCCGACGTCTGGCAGCAGCTGCGGCAGCAGGTGGAGGACCGGCCGGACGGGATACGGGTCACCGCCCGCATCCGCCGGGAGCGGCTGGACATGGCCGTCCGGATCCTGGGCGGCGCGCTGACCGGACCGCCCCGTACGGGTGACCCGGACGGCGACGCCACCGGCGACGGCGACTGGGCCGTCCTCGACCTGACGTTCCCCGTCGCCCGGGCCGTCCGCCAGCTCCTCCAGTTCGGCGACTCCCTGGAAGTCCTCGGCCCGCCCGAGGCCCGCCGGGTGATGGCCGACGCCGCGGCCGCCGTCACCGCCGTCTACGCCACGGACCCCCGGCCCGCGTGA
- a CDS encoding aldo/keto reductase — protein sequence MEYTQLGRTGLKVSRLVLGTMNFGPQTDEADSHTIMDAALGAGVNLFDTANVYGWGADKGRTEEIVGSWFAKGGDRRDKTVLATKVYANMAPDGEPAWPNHDKLSALNIRRAVDASLRRLQTDHIDLYQFHHVDRDTPWDEIWQAMDVLVQQGKILYAGSSNHAGWHIARANETAARRGSYGLVSEQCLYNLAERRAEMEVIPAAAGYGLGVIPWSPLHGGLLGGAIRKEREGGAGRTGTGRSADALADPTVRARIQSYEDLVAKHGLEPGEVALAWLLTRPGVTGPIVGPRTVDQLASALRAVELTLPAELLASLDEIFPGPGPSPEAFAW from the coding sequence ATGGAGTACACGCAGCTCGGACGCACCGGACTCAAGGTCAGCCGACTCGTCCTCGGCACGATGAACTTCGGTCCCCAGACCGACGAGGCGGACAGCCACACCATCATGGACGCGGCGCTCGGCGCGGGCGTCAACCTCTTCGACACCGCGAACGTCTACGGCTGGGGCGCCGACAAGGGCCGCACCGAAGAGATCGTCGGCTCCTGGTTCGCCAAGGGCGGCGACCGGCGCGACAAGACCGTGCTGGCCACCAAGGTCTACGCCAACATGGCACCCGACGGCGAGCCGGCCTGGCCCAACCACGACAAGCTCTCCGCGCTCAACATCCGGCGCGCGGTGGACGCCAGCCTCCGGCGGCTGCAGACGGACCACATCGACCTCTACCAGTTCCACCACGTCGACCGGGACACCCCCTGGGACGAGATCTGGCAGGCCATGGACGTCCTCGTCCAGCAGGGCAAGATCCTCTACGCCGGCTCCTCCAACCACGCCGGCTGGCACATCGCCCGCGCCAACGAGACCGCCGCCCGCCGCGGTTCGTACGGCCTGGTCAGCGAGCAGTGCCTGTACAACCTCGCCGAGCGGCGCGCGGAGATGGAGGTCATCCCGGCCGCCGCGGGCTACGGCCTGGGCGTCATCCCCTGGTCCCCGCTGCACGGCGGGCTGCTCGGCGGCGCGATCCGCAAGGAACGCGAGGGCGGCGCGGGCCGTACGGGCACCGGCCGGTCCGCCGACGCCCTCGCGGACCCCACGGTCCGCGCCCGGATCCAGTCCTACGAGGACCTGGTCGCCAAGCACGGCCTGGAGCCCGGCGAGGTCGCGCTGGCCTGGCTGCTGACCCGCCCCGGCGTCACCGGCCCGATCGTCGGCCCCCGCACCGTCGACCAGCTCGCCTCCGCGCTGCGCGCCGTCGAGCTGACCCTGCCGGCGGAGCTGCTGGCGTCGCTGGACGAGATCTTCCCCGGCCCGGGGCCCTCGCCGGAGGCGTTCGCCTGGTGA
- a CDS encoding FAD-binding oxidoreductase: MQSIDRTQTRPAAALGPAAPAALAREVRGLVLLPGDAGYDAECAGFQLAGPHRPAVVVGARCAGDVAAAVRFARGHGLPVAVQATGHGRSAATDGGLLISTGRMAGVWVDPAARTARVEAGVVWGRVVEAAAPHGLAPLNGSSPGVGVVSYTLGGGVGGLARTYGFAADHVRSVDLVTADGRPRRVTAERDPGLFGALLGGGHGLGVVTAMEFALMPVARLYGGQLVFGGERVDEVLAAYLRWTRDVPDALTSSVALIAYPDLPQLPEQLRGRYLVHVRIAYTGSAEEGERLVAPLRAVGPRVSDDLREMPYAASHTIHRDPSEPHAYDGDNALLGGVDAAALRRVAALTGPAAPVMCVVQLNHLGGALAARDTAATAVGHRDARYALRLLSPLPGDAPEAGRAAVRALHAEALAAVAPWRLGRSVNFLFGGHGQRPDAAEVARSVHGADEQRRLADLRAAHDPENLFRFHPAAAAGRASAGA, translated from the coding sequence ATGCAGAGCATCGACCGCACGCAGACCCGCCCCGCTGCCGCCCTCGGCCCCGCCGCCCCGGCGGCCCTCGCCCGGGAGGTGCGGGGCCTTGTCCTCCTCCCCGGCGACGCCGGCTACGACGCCGAGTGCGCCGGTTTCCAGCTGGCGGGTCCGCACCGGCCGGCCGTCGTCGTCGGCGCGCGGTGCGCCGGCGACGTGGCCGCCGCGGTGCGCTTCGCCCGCGGCCACGGCCTGCCGGTGGCGGTGCAGGCCACCGGGCACGGGCGGTCCGCGGCCACCGACGGCGGGCTGCTGATCAGCACCGGGCGGATGGCGGGGGTGTGGGTGGACCCGGCGGCCCGCACCGCGCGGGTCGAGGCGGGCGTGGTCTGGGGCCGGGTCGTCGAGGCGGCCGCCCCGCACGGCCTCGCGCCGCTCAACGGCTCGTCCCCGGGCGTCGGCGTCGTCTCGTACACCCTGGGGGGCGGGGTGGGCGGGCTGGCCCGTACCTACGGCTTCGCCGCCGACCACGTGCGGTCGGTGGACCTGGTCACCGCCGACGGCCGGCCGCGGCGGGTCACCGCGGAGCGCGACCCCGGGCTGTTCGGGGCGCTGCTGGGCGGTGGCCACGGCCTGGGGGTGGTGACCGCGATGGAGTTCGCCCTGATGCCGGTGGCGCGGCTCTACGGCGGGCAGCTGGTGTTCGGCGGCGAGCGGGTCGACGAGGTGCTGGCGGCGTACCTGCGCTGGACCCGGGACGTTCCCGACGCGCTGACGTCCTCGGTCGCGCTGATCGCCTACCCGGACCTGCCGCAGCTGCCGGAGCAGCTGCGCGGCCGGTACCTGGTGCACGTCCGGATCGCGTACACGGGCAGCGCCGAGGAGGGCGAGCGGCTGGTGGCGCCGCTGCGCGCGGTGGGCCCGCGGGTGAGCGACGACCTGCGGGAGATGCCGTACGCCGCGTCCCACACCATCCACCGGGACCCGAGCGAGCCGCACGCCTACGACGGTGACAACGCGCTGCTCGGCGGGGTGGACGCGGCGGCGCTGCGGCGGGTGGCCGCGCTGACCGGGCCGGCCGCGCCGGTGATGTGCGTGGTGCAGCTCAACCACCTCGGGGGCGCGCTCGCGGCGCGGGACACGGCGGCCACGGCCGTCGGCCACCGCGACGCCCGGTACGCGCTGCGCCTGCTGTCGCCGCTGCCGGGTGACGCGCCCGAGGCGGGGCGGGCGGCCGTTCGGGCGCTGCACGCCGAGGCGCTGGCGGCCGTCGCCCCCTGGCGGCTCGGCCGGAGCGTGAACTTCCTCTTCGGCGGCCACGGGCAGCGGCCGGACGCGGCGGAGGTGGCGCGCAGCGTGCACGGCGCCGACGAGCAGCGGCGGCTGGCGGACCTCCGGGCCGCGCACGACCCGGAGAACCTCTTCCGGTTCCACCCGGCCGCGGCGGCCGGCCGCGCGTCGGCCGGGGCATGA
- a CDS encoding TIGR03084 family metal-binding protein, which yields MSDPGAVPADLRAESEELDALVAGLPAGRWAQPTPAAGWTVAHQIAHLEWTDRQALLAATVPDAFARAAQRALATPLTFVDEAAEEGAKLPPAVLLARWREGREALLRALADHPPGAKLPWYGPPMSVASMATARLMETWAHGQDVADALGVVRLPTARLRHIARIGVRTRDFAYATHQLTPPEEEFRIELRAPDGGLWEYGPAGAAQRVTGSALEFCLLVTQRAHRDDLPSVRAEGAEAERWLGIAQAFAGPPGEGRAPGTRGACA from the coding sequence GTGTCCGATCCCGGCGCCGTGCCGGCGGATCTCAGGGCGGAGAGCGAGGAGCTGGACGCGCTGGTCGCCGGGCTCCCGGCCGGGCGGTGGGCGCAGCCGACCCCCGCGGCCGGCTGGACCGTCGCCCACCAGATCGCCCACCTGGAGTGGACCGACCGGCAGGCGCTGCTCGCCGCCACCGTCCCGGACGCCTTCGCCCGGGCCGCGCAGCGGGCCCTCGCCACCCCGCTGACCTTCGTCGACGAGGCCGCCGAGGAGGGCGCGAAGCTGCCGCCCGCGGTGCTCCTCGCCCGCTGGCGCGAGGGCCGGGAGGCACTGCTGCGGGCGCTCGCCGACCACCCGCCGGGCGCGAAGCTGCCCTGGTACGGCCCGCCGATGAGCGTCGCCTCGATGGCCACCGCGCGGCTGATGGAGACCTGGGCGCACGGGCAGGACGTCGCCGACGCGCTGGGCGTCGTCCGGCTGCCCACCGCCCGGCTGCGGCACATCGCCCGGATCGGCGTCCGCACCCGCGACTTCGCCTACGCGACGCATCAACTCACCCCGCCCGAGGAGGAGTTCCGCATCGAGCTGCGGGCCCCGGACGGCGGCCTGTGGGAGTACGGGCCGGCCGGCGCCGCACAGCGGGTCACCGGGAGCGCCCTGGAGTTCTGCCTGCTGGTGACCCAGCGGGCGCACCGCGACGACCTGCCGTCCGTGCGGGCCGAGGGGGCGGAGGCCGAGCGCTGGCTGGGCATCGCCCAGGCGTTCGCCGGGCCGCCCGGCGAGGGGCGCGCCCCCGGGACCCGGGGGGCCTGCGCGTGA